Proteins found in one Lycium ferocissimum isolate CSIRO_LF1 chromosome 6, AGI_CSIRO_Lferr_CH_V1, whole genome shotgun sequence genomic segment:
- the LOC132059965 gene encoding uncharacterized protein LOC132059965 — translation MINIACVQETKWVGPKAKEVDGYKLWFSGKSGDRNGVGILVDSELRDQVVEVRRVNDRMMTIKLVVGGFTLNIISAYASQVGLGEEVKRCFWEDLDKVVGGIPLTEKLFVGGDFNGHIGFVSRGYDDVHGGFGFGDRNRGGVSLLDFARAFGLVVANSSFPKKEEHLVTFRSSVAATQIDFLLLRKDDKGLCKDCKVIPSENLTTQHKLLVMDLEIKRKKKKRVADDRPRIRWGSLTLSSA, via the coding sequence ATGATTAATATTGCTTGCGTCCAGGAGACGAAATGGGTAGGACCTAAAGCTAAGGAGGTGGACGGGTATAAGCTTTGGTTCTCGGGTAAGTCGGGAGACAGGAATGGGGTAGGCATCTTAGTTGATAGTGAGCTAAGGGATCAGGTGGTCGAGGTTAGAAGGGTTAATGACAGGATGATGACGATTAAGTTGGTCGTTGGAGGGTTCACCCtgaacattattagtgcttACGCATCACAAGTAGGCTTGGGCGAGGAGGTTAAGAGGTGtttttgggaggatttggaTAAAGTGGTAGGAGGTATACCGCTTACTGAGAAGTTATTTGTAGGAGGAGATTTCAATGGACACATTGGGTTTGTTTCGAGGGGTTATGATGATGTGCATGGGGGTTTTGGCTTTGGAGACAGGAACAGAGGAGGAGTCTCACTCCTGGATTTCGCTAGGGCTTTTGGCTTGGTGGTAGCTAACTCGAGTTTCCCTAAGAAGGAggagcacttggtaacctttCGTAGCTCGGTGGCTGCGACGCAGATAGACTTTTTGCTCCTTAGAAAGGATGATAAAGGCCTTTGTAAAGACTGCAAGGTCATTCCGAGTGAGAATCTTACGACCCAACATAAGCTattggtgatggatttggagatcaagaggaagaagaagaagagggtcgcCGATGACCGACCGAGGATCAGGTGGGGGAGTTTGACTTTGTCTAGTGCCTAA
- the LOC132060880 gene encoding heavy metal-associated isoprenylated plant protein 37-like isoform X1 translates to MTKDENFKLLKFQNCVLRVNMHCDGCKQKVKKLLQRIEGVYQVNVDAGQQKVTVCGSVDSGILIKKLFRAGKHAELWSKKNNQNQNQNNTYCMKDGKDNRNQKQVQFKDLENQHEFNFVALGEEDDYNLDEYEEEDDYVGEEEMKFIKEKANQIALLGQQNAEANNAKKAMSAAPNNVVKVNENINAGKKLIDPNTLAALKMNMMNGAQLGGGGNVNLGETGHMRNDINASMMNLAGFHGNGTNNVASILNGGNNSNLMGPRGFQVHPNNVIQQGSSGHFNPSSTSMLMNMNNIGGHQQYNPTSMLMNLQNRHAMQQPQMMYNRSPFVPPATGYYYNNYGQVPYISSYVEPSFASADPSANMFSDDNTSSSCSVM, encoded by the exons ATGACAAAAGATGAAAACTTTAAGCTCCTAAAGTTCCAG AATTGTGTTCTCCGGGTGAACATGCATTGTGATGGATGCAAGCAGAAAGTGAAAAAGCTCCTTCAGAGAATTGAAG GTGTTTACCAAGTAAACGTTGATGCTGGGCAGCAAAAAGTCACAGTTTGTGGAAGTGTAGATTCAGGAATTCTAATTAAAAAATTGTTTAGAGCTGGTAAGCATGCTGAGCTATGGTCTAAGAAAAATAACCAAAACCAGAACCAGAACAACACTTACTGCATGAAAGATGGAAAGGACAACAGAAATCAAAAGCAAGTTCAGTTTAAGGATCTTGAGAACCAACATGAATTCAATTTTGTAGCACTAGGAGAGGAAGACGATTATAATCTTGATGAGTACGAGGAGGAGGATGATTATGTTggtgaagaagagatgaaatttattaaagaaaaagcAAACCAAATAGCCCTTCTTGGGCAACAAAATGCAGAAGCAAACAATGCCAAGAAAGCAATGTCAGCAGCTCCCAACAATG TAGTGAAGGTAAATGAAAATATCAATGCTGGCAAGAAACTAATTGACCCCAACACATTGGCTGCCTTGAAAATGAACATGATGAATGGTGCACAATTGGGAGGTGGTGGAAATGTCAATCTAGGTGAAACTGGACATATGAGAAATGATATAAATGCAAGTATGATGAATCTTGCTGGTTTTCATGGGAATGGTACTAACAATGTTGCTTCAATCTTGAATGGAGGAAACAATTCTAACTTAATGGGACCTAGAGGATTTCAAGTTCATCCAAACAATGTCATACAACAAGGATCTTCAGGTCATTTTAATCCTTCTAGCACCTCTATGCTAATGAACATGAACAATATTGGTGGTCATCAACAGTAcaatccaacatcaatgctGATGAATTTGCAGAACAGGCATGCTATGCAACAGCCTCAGATGATGTACAATAGGTCTCCTTTTGTTCCTCCGGCAACCGGTTATTACTATAATAATTATGGCCAAGTACCATATATTTCTTCTTATGTTGAGCCTAGTTTTGCTTCTGCTGATCCCTCTGCTAATATGTTCAGTGATGACAACACCAGTAGTAGCTGTTCAGTCATGTAA
- the LOC132060880 gene encoding heavy metal-associated isoprenylated plant protein 37-like isoform X2: MTKDENFKLLKFQNCVLRVNMHCDGCKQKVKKLLQRIEGVYQVNVDAGQQKVTVCGSVDSGILIKKLFRAGKHAELWSKKNNQNQNQNNTYCMKDGKDNRNQKQVQFKDLENQHEFNFVALGEEDDYNLDEYEEEDDYVGEEEMKFIKEKANQIALLGQQNAEANNAKKAMSAAPNNVKVNENINAGKKLIDPNTLAALKMNMMNGAQLGGGGNVNLGETGHMRNDINASMMNLAGFHGNGTNNVASILNGGNNSNLMGPRGFQVHPNNVIQQGSSGHFNPSSTSMLMNMNNIGGHQQYNPTSMLMNLQNRHAMQQPQMMYNRSPFVPPATGYYYNNYGQVPYISSYVEPSFASADPSANMFSDDNTSSSCSVM, translated from the exons ATGACAAAAGATGAAAACTTTAAGCTCCTAAAGTTCCAG AATTGTGTTCTCCGGGTGAACATGCATTGTGATGGATGCAAGCAGAAAGTGAAAAAGCTCCTTCAGAGAATTGAAG GTGTTTACCAAGTAAACGTTGATGCTGGGCAGCAAAAAGTCACAGTTTGTGGAAGTGTAGATTCAGGAATTCTAATTAAAAAATTGTTTAGAGCTGGTAAGCATGCTGAGCTATGGTCTAAGAAAAATAACCAAAACCAGAACCAGAACAACACTTACTGCATGAAAGATGGAAAGGACAACAGAAATCAAAAGCAAGTTCAGTTTAAGGATCTTGAGAACCAACATGAATTCAATTTTGTAGCACTAGGAGAGGAAGACGATTATAATCTTGATGAGTACGAGGAGGAGGATGATTATGTTggtgaagaagagatgaaatttattaaagaaaaagcAAACCAAATAGCCCTTCTTGGGCAACAAAATGCAGAAGCAAACAATGCCAAGAAAGCAATGTCAGCAGCTCCCAACAATG TGAAGGTAAATGAAAATATCAATGCTGGCAAGAAACTAATTGACCCCAACACATTGGCTGCCTTGAAAATGAACATGATGAATGGTGCACAATTGGGAGGTGGTGGAAATGTCAATCTAGGTGAAACTGGACATATGAGAAATGATATAAATGCAAGTATGATGAATCTTGCTGGTTTTCATGGGAATGGTACTAACAATGTTGCTTCAATCTTGAATGGAGGAAACAATTCTAACTTAATGGGACCTAGAGGATTTCAAGTTCATCCAAACAATGTCATACAACAAGGATCTTCAGGTCATTTTAATCCTTCTAGCACCTCTATGCTAATGAACATGAACAATATTGGTGGTCATCAACAGTAcaatccaacatcaatgctGATGAATTTGCAGAACAGGCATGCTATGCAACAGCCTCAGATGATGTACAATAGGTCTCCTTTTGTTCCTCCGGCAACCGGTTATTACTATAATAATTATGGCCAAGTACCATATATTTCTTCTTATGTTGAGCCTAGTTTTGCTTCTGCTGATCCCTCTGCTAATATGTTCAGTGATGACAACACCAGTAGTAGCTGTTCAGTCATGTAA